The following are encoded in a window of Pieris napi chromosome 23, ilPieNapi1.2, whole genome shotgun sequence genomic DNA:
- the LOC125061170 gene encoding spermine oxidase-like has protein sequence MFPLRLLLVLSVASYGSCIPQPYDSIVVGMGSAGVTAATILAKAGKRVLGLDAMDRIGGRVKTVQFGGGIVEEGAEWIHGTQNSRVYDLAVQNNITVIPQDFDFLIFRSDGNQTLMPVYYELFNLCFEKSVNTSDVSFESTADYLTAEIISYIKKNYPHLEHDKQFIDEFLDVMNLFISAYEASYDWHDVTTRSTAEELGGDLHMSWHKFGYKTFFELMLNTYNNGPGLQNLDIKLNTEVTKIIWPKDTSGEVKVVCADGQTYTANNAIVTVSLGVLKERYNTLFSPELPDDKITSIQKMSIGVLDKVILNFPHKWWDQNKVYVMIEADKSNDLWFTRHGDVSTPLALDTALTIWLAGEAAKTAETLTDEIVQQKSMEFLRRFMGKNYTIPEPNGILRSKWHSNPFFRGSYTYDNLETPKYPKARENLGAPLLDASGTPRVLFAGEATNPLHYGTVHGASETGYREAMRLLNA, from the exons ATGTTTCCTTTGCGGCTACTACTTGTTTTATCGGTGGCCAGTTATGG CTCATGCATTCCCCAGCCATACGACTCAATAGTGGTAGGAATGGGGTCCGCTGGGGTAACGGCAGCCACAATATTGGCCAAAGCTGGCAAGAGAGTGCTGGGCTTAGATGCAATGGATCGAATTGGTGGAAGAGTGAAAACAGTTCAATTTGGGGGAGGTATTGTTGAAGAAGGAGCTGAATG GATTCACGGAACACAAAACAGCCGCGTATATGATTTAGCTGTACAGAATAATATTACAGTTATACCTCAAGACTtcgattttcttattttccgCTCAGATGGGAACCAGACATTGATGCCAGTTTATTACGAACTTTTTAATCTCTGCTTTGAAAAGTCTGTAAATACAAGTGATGTATCCTTTGAGAGTACTGCTGATTATTTGACGGCTGA aATAATAtcctatattaaaaagaacTACCCACACTTGGAACATGACAAGCAATTCATAGATGAATTTTTGGATGTCATGAATCTCTTCATAAGTGCATATGAAGCGTCATATGACTGGCATGACGTCACGACAAGGTCAACAGCTGAAGAACTTGGCGGAGATTTGCATATGAGCTGGCATAAGTTTggatataaaacctttttcgaGTTGATGCTA AACACATATAACAATGGACCAGGCCTACAAAATTTggacataaaattaaatacggaAGTGACTAAAATCATATGGCCAAAAGACACATCCGGTGAGGTTAAAGTTGTTTGTGCAGATGGACAAACATACACAGCAAACAATGCTATAGTAACCGTTTCATTAGGAGTGCTGAAAGAGag ATACAACACTCTATTTTCACCAGAATTGCCAGACGACAAAATTACATCGATACAAAAAATGTCGATTGGTGTACTCGATAAggttattttgaattttccCCACAAGTGGTGGGATCAGAACAAGGTTTACGTAATGATCGAGGCTGATAAATCCAATGATCTATGGTTTACGAGACATGGGGATGTTTCGACGCCTCTTGCTCTAGACACAGCCTTGACTATATGGTTGGCGGGTGAAGCCGCTAAGACG GCAGAGACATTGACAGATGAAATAGTTCAACAAAAATCCATGGAGTTCCTAAGACGCTTCATGGGCAAGAACTACACTATACCGGAACCGAATGGAATTCtgag atCGAAATGGCACTCCAACCCCTTCTTCCGTGGCAGTTACACCTACGACAACCTAGAGACCCCTAAATACCCTAAAGCTAGGGAGAATTTAGGTGCTCCACTATTAGACGCTAGTGGGACCCCTAGAGTGCTATTCGCGGGTGAAGCGACCAATCCCTTACATTATGGTACAGTCCATGGCGCAAGTGAGACTGGCTATAGAGAGGCAATGAGATTATTAAATGCCTAA
- the LOC125061596 gene encoding UPF0547 protein C16orf87 homolog isoform X2, whose product MGKNKMIAKSCPKCEMQVAVASKSCKCGHTFFASRRGADTLPPVDDIRRRTGRVKRTQPQYYDAQDYQKQKRKSPKKRSLDDDDYKKDKTESATARARRRRALRRATKRVPQQSERTRDPTPQLRPAQIARCQLILSEINRKMKAVTWQPPSD is encoded by the exons ATGGGTAAAAATAAGATGATAGCAAAGAGCTGTCCCAAATGTGAAATGCAG GTAGCTGTTGCATCAAAATCTTGCAAATGTGGCCACACATTCTTTGCATCACGCCGTGGAGCGGATACGCTCCCGCCAGTTGACGATATAAGAAGGCGTACTGGTAGGGTAAAAAGGACCCAGCCACAGTATTATGATGCGCAGGATTATCAAAAGCAAAAAAGAAAG TCTCCAAAGAAAAGATCtcttgatgatgatgattataAGAAGGACAAAACTGAATCTG CTACGGCAAGGGCCAGACGTCGCAGAGCTTTACGTAGGGCTACAAAGCGTGTGCCTCAACAATCTGAACGTACAAGGGACCCTACGCCGCAGTTAAGACCTGCTCAAATTGCAAGATGTCAGCTCATATTATCAGagattaatagaaaaatgaaAGCTGTTACATGGCAACCACCATCAGATTAG
- the LOC125061168 gene encoding protein LLP homolog, whose amino-acid sequence MAKSLRSRWKRKCRAIKRERYAVKELARLKKMLGLKEEEKINPAEVMESDQVIFLDAGALKKEAQKKQAAAEPPEEDVEMSSDEEKVEVADEKGEKRVYSTKTLKDQNGQYPVWLHKRKIAKLTNTKKKLKRKTRSHRKRK is encoded by the coding sequence atgGCGAAATCTCTACGTAGTAGGTGGAAGCGTAAATGTCGAGCAATTAAACGCGAACGTTATGCAGTTAAAGAGTTAGCAAGATTAAAGAAAATGCTCGGtctaaaagaagaagaaaaaattaacCCTGCAGAGGTTATGGAATCCGATCAAGTAATATTTCTAGATGCAGGTGCACTAAAGAAAGAAGCCCAAAAGAAGCAGGCAGCAGCAGAACCTCCGGAAGAGGACGTAGAAATGAGTTCTGATGAAGAGAAAGTTGAGGTTGCAGACGAGAAAGGTGAAAAGCGTGTTTATAGCACTAAAACATTGAAAGATCAAAACGGCCAATACCCAGTATGGCTGCATAAAAGGAAAATCGCAAAACTAACAAACACAAAGAAAAAGTTAAAGAGAAAGACTAGAAGTCATAGGAAACGGAAATAA
- the LOC125061171 gene encoding spermine oxidase-like isoform X1, whose protein sequence is MPTMHSYDVIVVGLGCAGVTAATTLVKAGKKVLALEAMDRVGGRVRTVPFGDGVVEVGAEWIHGTVSSRIYSTAIENNITIVPQDITFNVFKSDGTPADSELLNDLVEFAFEKVGKPPKEFTGGLGEFITSRLMEYVKVKYPNLMNDQAFLTEFLELMNLYINNHESSNDWNDVSAQSRYTELEGHQHMSWHRHGYKTFFELMLNTYNNGPGLPNLDIKLNTEVTQIIWPKDGADVRVVCADGSTYTSRHVIVTVSLGVLKERYKTLFHPGLPREKIEAIENTSIGVMDKIIFQFDKPWWPKKGTFFGFFWKTEDKKQVAKEDYWTTRIFAASNPMGSRNALTMWTSGDVGKMLETLPEDIVKRKCMELLRKFMGKTCEIPEPIGMIRSSWFSNPFTRGSYSFDNRLTIQNPNARTLLAEPLQDTLGVPRVLFAGEATDPIHFSAAHGAVDSGYREAMRLIGNSKL, encoded by the exons AT GCCAACAATGCATTCATACGATGTCATAGTAGTTGGACTCGGCTGCGCAGGCGTCACCGCAGCGACTACTCTTGTGAAAGCTGGGAAGAAAGTGCTGGCTCTTGAAGCCATGGATAGGGTCGGTGGAAGAGTTCGGACTGTGCCGTTTGGTGATGGTGTTGTTGAAGTTGGTGCTGAATG gaTTCATGGTACTGTTAGTAGCCGAATATACTCTACGGCCATTGAGAACAACATTACAATTGTGCCACAAGATATAACCTTCAACGTGTTTAAATCAGATGGAACTCCAGCTGACAGTGAACTGTTGAATGATTTAGTGGAATTTGCTTTTGAGAAGGTGGGGAAACCGCCAAAGGAGTTTACTGGAGGGCTGGGAGAGTTTATTACTAGCAG ATTAATGGAATACGTCAAAGTGAAATACCCCAATTTGATGAATGATCAAGCTTTCTTGACGGAATTCCTGGAACTTATGAATCTGTATATAAACAATCACGAGTCTTCGAATGACTGGAATGACGTCAGTGCACAGAGTCGGTACACGGAGTTGGAAGGCCACCAACACATGAGCTGGCACAGGCATGGATATAAGACCTTCTTTGAACTGATGCTG AATACATACAACAACGGACCGGGCTTACCAAACCTTGATATAAAACTGAACACGGAGGTGACGCAAATAATTTGGCCAAAAGATGGCGCTGATGTACGAGTCGTCTGCGCAGATGGCAGCACGTACACATCCCGTCACGTTATTGTTACTGTCTCGTTGGGAGTTTTGAAGGAACG atATAAAACCTTATTCCATCCGGGATTGCCGCGTGAAAAAATAGAAGCCATAGAGAACACGTCCATAGGTGTTATGGACAAAATAATATTCCAATTTGACAAACCCTGGTGGCCTAAAAAAGGCACATTTTTTGGATTCTTCTGGAAAACTGAAGATAAGAAGCAAGTGGCGAAAGAGGATTATTGGACCACGAGGATTTTCGCTGCTAGCAACCCTATGGGATCCAGGAACGCGTTGACAATGTGGACGAGTGGGGATGTCGGAAAAATG CTGGAAACACTACCAGAAGACATCGTAAAACGAAAATGTATGGAGCTGTTAAGAAAATTCATGGGAAAAACTTGTGAAATACCTGAACCTATTGGAATGATCAG gTCTTCCTGGTTCTCAAACCCGTTCACTCGCGGTAGCTATTCCTTTGACAATCGTCTGACGATACAAAACCCGAATGCACGAACATTGCTAGCTGAACCACTACAGGATACGCTCGGAGTTCCTCGCGTTTTGTTCGCGGGAGAAGCCACAGATCCCATTCACTTTTCAGCCGCGCATGGAGCTGTCGACTCGGGGTATAGAGAAGCTATGAGGCTTATCGGCAAtagtaaattgtaa
- the LOC125061171 gene encoding spermine oxidase-like isoform X2, translating to MHSYDVIVVGLGCAGVTAATTLVKAGKKVLALEAMDRVGGRVRTVPFGDGVVEVGAEWIHGTVSSRIYSTAIENNITIVPQDITFNVFKSDGTPADSELLNDLVEFAFEKVGKPPKEFTGGLGEFITSRLMEYVKVKYPNLMNDQAFLTEFLELMNLYINNHESSNDWNDVSAQSRYTELEGHQHMSWHRHGYKTFFELMLNTYNNGPGLPNLDIKLNTEVTQIIWPKDGADVRVVCADGSTYTSRHVIVTVSLGVLKERYKTLFHPGLPREKIEAIENTSIGVMDKIIFQFDKPWWPKKGTFFGFFWKTEDKKQVAKEDYWTTRIFAASNPMGSRNALTMWTSGDVGKMLETLPEDIVKRKCMELLRKFMGKTCEIPEPIGMIRSSWFSNPFTRGSYSFDNRLTIQNPNARTLLAEPLQDTLGVPRVLFAGEATDPIHFSAAHGAVDSGYREAMRLIGNSKL from the exons ATGCATTCATACGATGTCATAGTAGTTGGACTCGGCTGCGCAGGCGTCACCGCAGCGACTACTCTTGTGAAAGCTGGGAAGAAAGTGCTGGCTCTTGAAGCCATGGATAGGGTCGGTGGAAGAGTTCGGACTGTGCCGTTTGGTGATGGTGTTGTTGAAGTTGGTGCTGAATG gaTTCATGGTACTGTTAGTAGCCGAATATACTCTACGGCCATTGAGAACAACATTACAATTGTGCCACAAGATATAACCTTCAACGTGTTTAAATCAGATGGAACTCCAGCTGACAGTGAACTGTTGAATGATTTAGTGGAATTTGCTTTTGAGAAGGTGGGGAAACCGCCAAAGGAGTTTACTGGAGGGCTGGGAGAGTTTATTACTAGCAG ATTAATGGAATACGTCAAAGTGAAATACCCCAATTTGATGAATGATCAAGCTTTCTTGACGGAATTCCTGGAACTTATGAATCTGTATATAAACAATCACGAGTCTTCGAATGACTGGAATGACGTCAGTGCACAGAGTCGGTACACGGAGTTGGAAGGCCACCAACACATGAGCTGGCACAGGCATGGATATAAGACCTTCTTTGAACTGATGCTG AATACATACAACAACGGACCGGGCTTACCAAACCTTGATATAAAACTGAACACGGAGGTGACGCAAATAATTTGGCCAAAAGATGGCGCTGATGTACGAGTCGTCTGCGCAGATGGCAGCACGTACACATCCCGTCACGTTATTGTTACTGTCTCGTTGGGAGTTTTGAAGGAACG atATAAAACCTTATTCCATCCGGGATTGCCGCGTGAAAAAATAGAAGCCATAGAGAACACGTCCATAGGTGTTATGGACAAAATAATATTCCAATTTGACAAACCCTGGTGGCCTAAAAAAGGCACATTTTTTGGATTCTTCTGGAAAACTGAAGATAAGAAGCAAGTGGCGAAAGAGGATTATTGGACCACGAGGATTTTCGCTGCTAGCAACCCTATGGGATCCAGGAACGCGTTGACAATGTGGACGAGTGGGGATGTCGGAAAAATG CTGGAAACACTACCAGAAGACATCGTAAAACGAAAATGTATGGAGCTGTTAAGAAAATTCATGGGAAAAACTTGTGAAATACCTGAACCTATTGGAATGATCAG gTCTTCCTGGTTCTCAAACCCGTTCACTCGCGGTAGCTATTCCTTTGACAATCGTCTGACGATACAAAACCCGAATGCACGAACATTGCTAGCTGAACCACTACAGGATACGCTCGGAGTTCCTCGCGTTTTGTTCGCGGGAGAAGCCACAGATCCCATTCACTTTTCAGCCGCGCATGGAGCTGTCGACTCGGGGTATAGAGAAGCTATGAGGCTTATCGGCAAtagtaaattgtaa
- the LOC125061596 gene encoding UPF0547 protein C16orf87 homolog isoform X1 has translation MGKNKMIAKSCPKCEMQVAVASKSCKCGHTFFASRRGADTLPPVDDIRRRTGRVKRTQPQYYDAQDYQKQKRKSPKKRSLDDDDYKKDKTESGESTARARRRRALRRATKRVPQQSERTRDPTPQLRPAQIARCQLILSEINRKMKAVTWQPPSD, from the exons ATGGGTAAAAATAAGATGATAGCAAAGAGCTGTCCCAAATGTGAAATGCAG GTAGCTGTTGCATCAAAATCTTGCAAATGTGGCCACACATTCTTTGCATCACGCCGTGGAGCGGATACGCTCCCGCCAGTTGACGATATAAGAAGGCGTACTGGTAGGGTAAAAAGGACCCAGCCACAGTATTATGATGCGCAGGATTATCAAAAGCAAAAAAGAAAG TCTCCAAAGAAAAGATCtcttgatgatgatgattataAGAAGGACAAAACTGAATCTGGTGAGT CTACGGCAAGGGCCAGACGTCGCAGAGCTTTACGTAGGGCTACAAAGCGTGTGCCTCAACAATCTGAACGTACAAGGGACCCTACGCCGCAGTTAAGACCTGCTCAAATTGCAAGATGTCAGCTCATATTATCAGagattaatagaaaaatgaaAGCTGTTACATGGCAACCACCATCAGATTAG